One Roseimicrobium gellanilyticum DNA window includes the following coding sequences:
- the galT gene encoding galactose-1-phosphate uridylyltransferase, which yields MSALASPELRYNPITLDWVIMAAARGRRPDDFHKEIPEPRPIQAPYSEGCPFCPGNEKQTDPEILRDAAPDGKWAVRVLPNKFAAFTPTPELHRQAHESFRSMAAAGAHEVVVEHPRHDLALADMDVPHLATILRVYRARYMELKKLAHVRGIVVFKNHGERAGSSLLHPHSQIIAAPVVSCQVRMRLHEARRFHEVHGECLYCRVMADELKAGERVVETSRSFTAFVPYASLSPYHTWIFPTTHAPSYDSITDEQIEELATVLKRLLVRLRTAAGDPDYNFTIRSAPVGEESACCFHWYLAVVPRLSHLAGFELGSGTYINSLPSEESAARLRQVRLGEGQDGGIAQG from the coding sequence ATGAGTGCGCTGGCATCTCCCGAGCTGAGGTACAATCCCATCACCCTGGACTGGGTCATCATGGCAGCGGCGCGGGGGCGCAGGCCGGATGATTTCCACAAGGAGATTCCCGAACCACGCCCCATCCAGGCCCCCTACAGCGAAGGCTGTCCGTTTTGCCCCGGCAATGAGAAACAGACGGACCCGGAAATCCTGCGGGATGCAGCGCCCGATGGCAAGTGGGCCGTGCGGGTGCTGCCGAATAAGTTTGCGGCATTCACCCCCACACCCGAACTTCACAGGCAGGCTCACGAATCTTTCCGCTCGATGGCTGCAGCAGGCGCGCATGAAGTGGTGGTGGAGCATCCGCGGCACGACCTCGCGCTGGCAGACATGGACGTCCCTCACCTGGCGACCATCTTGCGGGTGTATCGCGCCAGGTACATGGAACTGAAAAAGCTGGCCCATGTGCGAGGCATCGTGGTCTTCAAAAATCATGGGGAGCGCGCCGGCTCCTCCCTGCTGCATCCGCATTCCCAAATCATTGCCGCACCCGTAGTCTCCTGCCAGGTGCGCATGCGGCTGCACGAGGCGCGCAGATTTCATGAGGTGCACGGCGAATGCCTCTACTGCCGCGTGATGGCGGATGAGTTGAAGGCGGGTGAACGTGTGGTGGAGACCAGCAGGTCATTCACGGCTTTTGTTCCCTATGCGTCGCTGTCTCCCTACCACACATGGATCTTTCCCACCACGCATGCGCCTTCTTACGATTCCATCACGGATGAGCAGATCGAGGAACTTGCGACCGTGCTGAAGCGACTGCTGGTGCGCCTGCGCACCGCTGCCGGGGATCCAGACTACAACTTCACGATTCGGTCTGCTCCGGTGGGCGAGGAAAGTGCCTGCTGCTTCCACTGGTACCTTGCAGTGGTTCCCCGCCTGAGTCACCTCGCGGGCTTTGAGCTGGGCAGTGGCACGTACATCAACAGCCTGCCCTCTGAAGAGAGCGCCGCGCGACTGCGGCAGGTGCGGCTTGGTGAGGGGCAGGATGGTGGGATCGCACAAGGGTGA
- a CDS encoding Gfo/Idh/MocA family protein, giving the protein MNPNTTDTRRGFIRKTAVAAAGSFFAPNILKSQEGGGKKVNVAGIGAMGKGESDIGISAEGANIVAICDVDRDRLKQMSAKYPNAKAFDNFPEMFETMGDKIDMVTVSTPDHAHYPAAMEAIKRGKHVCVQKPLVNRIWEANQLHEAAKKKGVKTNMGNQGHTGEQIRQLKEWMNAGIIGNVKEIHVWTNRPIWPQGKDAKNKMVPGPLPKVKVGPKDAQVEKELDLNWQAWLAQTPDIPFTNGLHPFAWRGHLEYGAGAMGDMGCHIMDGPFWACELGEPYKMEAECDELTDISWPKSSHVILYFKHAKYGEIKLHWYEGGRKPERPAKLESTRDWSKMNGGFYIVGEEDTILNVGDYCEHLEVAGNREKLVKFFKDTPKTLERSLAPGKPQLELVKAIEQDKIAGSNFDYSVPLTKLCLFGNLAILNPGKVINWDTAKQATGDAEVDKLLKRAAVRQGWDYSADKI; this is encoded by the coding sequence ATGAATCCGAATACCACTGACACCCGCCGCGGTTTCATTCGCAAAACCGCTGTTGCCGCTGCCGGCAGCTTCTTCGCGCCAAACATTCTCAAGTCGCAAGAGGGCGGCGGGAAGAAGGTGAACGTCGCCGGCATCGGCGCCATGGGCAAAGGCGAGTCCGACATCGGCATCTCCGCTGAAGGCGCCAACATCGTCGCCATCTGCGACGTGGATCGCGACCGTCTCAAGCAGATGTCCGCGAAGTATCCAAACGCCAAGGCCTTCGACAACTTCCCTGAGATGTTCGAGACCATGGGCGACAAGATCGACATGGTGACCGTGTCCACCCCGGACCATGCGCACTATCCCGCTGCCATGGAAGCCATCAAGCGCGGCAAGCACGTGTGCGTGCAGAAGCCCCTTGTGAACCGCATCTGGGAAGCCAACCAGCTTCACGAAGCCGCCAAGAAGAAGGGCGTGAAGACCAACATGGGCAACCAGGGCCACACCGGAGAGCAGATTCGCCAGCTCAAGGAGTGGATGAATGCCGGCATCATCGGCAACGTGAAGGAAATCCACGTGTGGACGAACCGTCCCATCTGGCCGCAGGGCAAGGATGCGAAGAACAAGATGGTCCCAGGTCCGCTTCCCAAGGTGAAGGTCGGTCCGAAGGACGCTCAGGTGGAGAAGGAACTCGACCTCAACTGGCAGGCCTGGCTTGCGCAGACTCCGGACATCCCCTTTACCAACGGCCTGCATCCCTTCGCCTGGCGCGGTCACCTGGAGTACGGCGCGGGCGCCATGGGTGACATGGGCTGCCACATCATGGACGGTCCCTTCTGGGCCTGTGAACTTGGCGAGCCCTACAAGATGGAAGCCGAGTGCGATGAACTGACGGACATCTCCTGGCCGAAGTCCTCACACGTGATCTTGTACTTCAAGCATGCCAAGTATGGCGAAATCAAGCTGCACTGGTACGAAGGTGGCCGCAAGCCCGAGCGTCCTGCGAAGCTGGAGTCTACTCGCGACTGGAGCAAGATGAACGGCGGCTTCTACATCGTGGGTGAAGAAGACACCATCCTCAACGTGGGTGACTACTGCGAGCACCTCGAAGTGGCGGGCAATCGCGAGAAGCTCGTGAAGTTCTTCAAGGATACTCCCAAGACCCTTGAGCGCTCCCTTGCTCCTGGCAAGCCCCAGCTTGAACTGGTGAAGGCCATTGAGCAGGACAAGATCGCTGGATCGAACTTCGACTACTCCGTGCCGCTCACGAAGCTCTGCTTGTTCGGCAACCTGGCCATCCTCAATCCTGGCAAGGTGATCAACTGGGATACTGCCAAGCAGGCCACCGGTGACGCCGAAGTCGATAAGCTCCTCAAGCGAGCTGCCGTGCGCCAGGGCTGGGATTACAGCGCGGACAAGATCTAA